From a region of the Roseivirga sp. 4D4 genome:
- a CDS encoding head GIN domain-containing protein, translating into MKNLKMKSLRLSLMAVAMLMFSTLAFAQDRETINVRDFDGLSVSSSFVVEISVGNEVSLEIEIDDEYRDALIAEVRGGTLVIGLENNRRNRRMRESPRAYITVKELNKIHLSGAANLRTRDIIKSDDMELHLSGASVVNMELETGDFSFEASGASVVTIQGSAKTQKIRMSGSSIYSAYDFETTDADIRVGGACSIKVYVTDQLDVRASGASNVRYKGGASVDSDTSGASSVRKG; encoded by the coding sequence ATGAAGAATTTAAAAATGAAGTCCTTACGATTGAGCCTTATGGCCGTTGCCATGTTGATGTTTTCGACATTGGCTTTTGCCCAGGATCGTGAAACAATCAACGTAAGAGACTTTGACGGACTTAGTGTTAGCTCATCTTTTGTTGTTGAAATCAGCGTAGGCAACGAGGTGTCTTTAGAGATAGAAATAGATGATGAGTATAGAGATGCTTTGATCGCAGAGGTAAGAGGTGGAACATTGGTTATTGGTTTAGAAAATAACCGTAGAAACCGCAGAATGAGAGAATCTCCTAGAGCTTATATCACCGTAAAGGAATTGAACAAGATTCACTTGAGTGGTGCAGCAAATCTGCGAACACGCGATATTATTAAATCAGATGATATGGAGCTTCACTTATCTGGTGCATCTGTAGTAAACATGGAACTAGAGACAGGTGACTTTTCTTTTGAAGCTTCCGGAGCCAGTGTAGTAACAATTCAGGGTTCTGCCAAAACACAGAAAATTCGTATGAGTGGTTCGTCTATTTACAGTGCATACGATTTTGAAACTACTGATGCAGACATCAGAGTGGGTGGTGCATGTTCTATTAAGGTTTATGTTACTGACCAACTTGATGTACGTGCATCTGGAGCTTCTAATGTAAGATACAAAGGTGGTGCTTCGGTTGACAGTGATACGTCAGGCGCGTCAAGCGTGAGAAAAGGTTAA
- a CDS encoding CopD family protein, with protein sequence MADLYIKSLHIIFIVTWFAGLFYGARLFIYQREALDKPEPDRTILGDQLKIMSKRLWYIIAWPSAIITLILGSTMIYQYPAMLELPFMHVKLTFVVVLYIYHFLCHKLFVQLQNDVKRFSSTQLRIWNEISTLILISVVFIIVLKNEINWIKGTLGFFLVTVSLMIGIRIYKRLRTKA encoded by the coding sequence ATGGCTGATCTTTATATCAAATCACTCCATATCATCTTTATTGTTACCTGGTTTGCAGGGCTATTCTATGGTGCCAGATTATTTATCTATCAACGCGAAGCATTGGATAAGCCTGAGCCTGATAGGACGATTCTGGGTGATCAGCTAAAAATCATGTCTAAGCGACTATGGTATATTATCGCCTGGCCATCTGCCATTATCACACTGATTTTAGGCAGCACCATGATTTATCAGTATCCAGCCATGCTGGAGCTACCCTTTATGCACGTAAAACTGACTTTTGTAGTGGTGTTGTATATATATCATTTTCTCTGCCACAAGCTCTTTGTCCAGCTCCAAAATGATGTAAAAAGGTTTAGCTCAACACAATTGCGCATTTGGAACGAAATATCTACGCTAATACTCATCTCAGTGGTCTTCATTATCGTATTGAAAAATGAGATCAATTGGATCAAAGGAACATTGGGCTTTTTTCTAGTGACGGTTAGTCTAATGATCGGTATTCGTATTTATAAAAGGCTTAGAACAAAAGCTTAA
- a CDS encoding lipocalin family protein yields the protein MKTTKPTTKLIAMLLSIFMLSGCSLVDLESPAPQVEIDSPIGLPPSEAAFMTALTNDDMREWEAITFELEGLNGFQNCRLDDTFSFFNDGTYRYDGGAVLCGGADDQRIKTGVWEIDFDNLMVIFDRETSLETRATLSGLQDNRMELIGQVEIFGQMLDIQGIYEYALQ from the coding sequence ATGAAAACAACAAAACCTACAACAAAACTTATTGCAATGCTGCTCAGCATTTTCATGCTCAGTGGCTGTAGCCTTGTAGACTTAGAGTCACCTGCACCTCAGGTGGAAATTGATTCGCCAATCGGACTACCACCATCGGAAGCTGCTTTCATGACTGCATTGACCAATGACGATATGCGTGAGTGGGAGGCCATCACCTTTGAACTAGAAGGCTTGAATGGTTTTCAGAACTGTAGACTGGATGATACCTTCTCCTTCTTTAATGATGGCACCTACCGATATGACGGTGGAGCGGTACTCTGCGGAGGAGCAGATGATCAGCGTATCAAAACCGGAGTTTGGGAGATTGACTTTGACAACCTTATGGTCATTTTCGATCGAGAGACTTCACTAGAAACCAGAGCCACTTTATCCGGACTTCAAGACAATAGAATGGAGCTTATCGGACAAGTAGAAATCTTTGGGCAAATGCTGGATATACAAGGCATTTACGAATACGCATTGCAATAG
- a CDS encoding DinB family protein: protein MTGDYNLKEVVLAAFEQLITVEESDAEKRPAPGKWSAKEIIGHLIDSASNNHGRFVRAQDSDDLVGVGYDQDEWVTSQNYQAVNWHDLLILWRQLNLHIAHVMNQTPDNVRNKERVKHNLHKIAFYTVQENEPATLDYFMQDYVVHLKHHLGQVREALTMEAE from the coding sequence ATGACAGGAGATTACAACCTCAAAGAAGTTGTGCTAGCAGCTTTTGAACAACTCATTACAGTGGAAGAAAGTGATGCTGAAAAGCGACCAGCGCCTGGAAAATGGTCGGCTAAGGAAATCATTGGTCACCTCATCGATTCGGCTTCTAACAATCATGGACGCTTTGTCAGAGCTCAAGATTCGGATGATTTGGTGGGTGTAGGCTACGATCAGGACGAGTGGGTTACTTCTCAGAACTATCAGGCAGTCAACTGGCATGATCTACTTATTCTTTGGAGACAATTGAATCTACACATTGCTCATGTTATGAACCAAACCCCTGACAATGTCAGGAATAAGGAAAGGGTTAAGCATAATCTTCACAAGATTGCCTTCTACACGGTTCAGGAAAATGAGCCTGCCACACTGGATTACTTTATGCAAGACTATGTGGTACACCTAAAGCATCATTTGGGCCAGGTACGGGAAGCGCTGACGATGGAAGCGGAGTAG
- the meaB gene encoding methylmalonyl Co-A mutase-associated GTPase MeaB, with amino-acid sequence MKRRKLTTEELIEGVLAGDRLILSRAITLCESQKSDDIRASEALLKAVLPHTGKSMRIGITGVPGVGKSTFIESFGTLVTEQGKKLAVLTIDPSSQKTKGSILGDKTRMEELARNPSAFIRPSASGSALGGVSSKTREAMLLCEAAGFDVIFIETVGVGQSETLVHGMVDFFLLLMLAGAGDELQGIKKGIMEMADAVVINKADGENQKAAKRAKAEYQSALHLFPVDESGWIPQVKTCSALENTGLNEVWEMITKYQSTMHSNGFLVENRKRQQVAWFRENVSEMLGQAFYQNQEIADLLPEILSQVESGALPANSAAYNLMQQFLKN; translated from the coding sequence ATGAAGCGAAGAAAACTCACAACTGAAGAGCTTATAGAAGGTGTTCTAGCTGGCGATCGTTTGATACTGAGCCGAGCCATTACCTTATGCGAAAGTCAGAAATCAGATGATATTCGTGCATCTGAAGCGCTTTTGAAAGCTGTTTTGCCGCATACCGGAAAATCCATGCGGATTGGCATTACCGGTGTCCCGGGGGTTGGGAAAAGTACTTTCATCGAATCATTTGGGACACTTGTGACAGAGCAGGGTAAAAAGCTTGCAGTGCTTACCATTGACCCGAGTAGTCAGAAGACTAAGGGCAGTATTTTGGGTGATAAAACTCGGATGGAAGAGTTGGCACGTAACCCATCAGCTTTTATCAGGCCATCGGCTTCGGGAAGTGCTTTGGGAGGCGTGAGTAGTAAAACGCGAGAGGCGATGCTCCTTTGTGAAGCAGCAGGTTTTGATGTGATTTTTATTGAAACAGTCGGAGTCGGTCAGTCTGAGACATTGGTACATGGGATGGTCGATTTTTTCTTGCTATTGATGCTGGCCGGTGCCGGAGATGAGTTGCAGGGAATTAAAAAGGGTATCATGGAAATGGCCGATGCGGTGGTCATCAACAAAGCAGATGGTGAGAATCAAAAGGCAGCAAAACGGGCAAAGGCTGAATATCAAAGTGCGCTTCACTTGTTTCCAGTCGATGAGTCAGGCTGGATCCCTCAGGTAAAGACATGTTCGGCACTTGAGAATACTGGATTAAATGAGGTATGGGAAATGATCACTAAGTATCAATCTACCATGCATTCCAATGGCTTCTTAGTGGAGAATAGAAAACGCCAACAGGTAGCTTGGTTTAGAGAAAATGTCAGCGAAATGCTGGGTCAAGCCTTCTATCAAAATCAGGAGATTGCTGACTTACTTCCAGAAATTTTAAGCCAGGTTGAAAGTGGAGCTTTACCTGCGAACAGTGCAGCCTACAACCTCATGCAGCAATTTTTAAAAAATTAG
- a CDS encoding 4Fe-4S binding protein — MSSVDPSLSIANPQPKDTDVIQKAGLALAGLGVLVLFLAWGNVAIPASIGLPVALLGILVGTVIYSARLYLNQPEGIKNNGVWFKSLTNRGVLGWVAGIVLTGFYVLLYWYPEYIGFKATGNEGMVALFDPLSMFFKGTPASQWFVYGTLYTLCITALGIKFLFKYRHNRYQFIRTLVVIASQLFLAYLIPEILAGLNYNDVTTASGEYLGYFNTDLKNTWPLDYDFFYDWQLNAFQQEAYQPVGILYLIVGIAMFLVVTPIITYYVGKRWYCSWVCGCGGLAETAGDPFRHLSSKKLSTWRLERWLIHGVMVFVFVMTAATIYGYFWNTGEVFGLNIYNNFQKPYGFLIGATFSGVIGVGFYPMLGNRVWCRFGCPMAGYMGIIQRFKSRFRITTNGGQCISCGNCSTYCEQGIDVRAYAQKGQNIVRASCVGCGICSAVCPRGVLKLENGPEEGRTDLPPIIIGNESIKVSN; from the coding sequence ATGTCATCAGTAGATCCAAGTTTATCTATCGCTAACCCACAGCCAAAGGACACCGATGTGATCCAGAAGGCGGGTTTGGCACTTGCTGGTTTGGGAGTATTAGTGCTGTTCCTCGCTTGGGGAAATGTTGCCATTCCAGCATCTATTGGTTTGCCAGTTGCCCTTTTAGGCATTCTGGTGGGAACCGTCATTTATTCAGCAAGACTATACTTAAACCAACCGGAGGGAATTAAGAACAATGGTGTCTGGTTCAAAAGCTTAACGAACCGAGGGGTGCTCGGTTGGGTGGCAGGCATTGTGCTCACTGGCTTCTATGTGCTGCTCTATTGGTACCCTGAGTATATCGGCTTCAAGGCAACCGGAAATGAAGGTATGGTTGCCTTATTCGATCCATTGAGTATGTTTTTCAAGGGAACCCCTGCGAGTCAATGGTTCGTTTATGGAACGCTTTATACCCTCTGTATTACTGCCTTGGGGATCAAGTTCCTCTTCAAATACCGACATAATCGTTATCAGTTTATTAGGACCTTGGTGGTCATTGCCAGTCAGTTGTTTCTGGCTTATCTGATCCCTGAAATCTTGGCTGGCCTTAACTACAATGATGTGACCACTGCAAGTGGTGAATATTTAGGATACTTCAATACCGACCTAAAAAACACCTGGCCTTTGGATTATGACTTCTTCTATGATTGGCAATTGAATGCCTTTCAACAAGAAGCATATCAACCCGTGGGAATTCTATACCTGATCGTTGGAATAGCCATGTTTCTGGTGGTAACACCGATCATTACTTACTATGTAGGGAAAAGGTGGTATTGCTCTTGGGTTTGTGGTTGTGGAGGACTTGCTGAAACTGCTGGAGACCCTTTCCGTCACTTATCTTCTAAAAAATTAAGTACCTGGAGGCTCGAAAGATGGTTGATCCATGGCGTAATGGTCTTTGTATTTGTGATGACTGCCGCGACCATTTACGGATACTTTTGGAATACCGGAGAGGTCTTCGGGCTGAATATTTATAACAACTTCCAAAAGCCTTATGGCTTCTTAATTGGAGCGACCTTCTCAGGCGTAATAGGCGTAGGTTTCTATCCGATGCTGGGCAATCGTGTATGGTGTCGATTTGGCTGTCCAATGGCTGGTTATATGGGCATTATTCAACGCTTCAAATCAAGATTCAGAATTACGACCAATGGAGGTCAGTGTATCTCATGCGGTAACTGTTCTACTTACTGCGAGCAAGGAATTGACGTTAGAGCATATGCTCAGAAGGGTCAGAACATCGTACGTGCAAGTTGCGTGGGCTGTGGTATTTGTTCTGCAGTTTGCCCAAGGGGGGTACTAAAATTAGAGAACGGTCCTGAAGAAGGAAGAACTGATTTACCACCAATCATTATCGGCAACGAGAGTATTAAGGTGAGTAACTAG
- a CDS encoding TIGR04282 family arsenosugar biosynthesis glycosyltransferase, with the protein MKQNLLIIFVKNPVLGKAKTRLAATLGDEKALAIYKLLLEKTKSETINLYTDKIVYYSDHIDDSDLWYNSVYQKAVQSNGDLGQKITTAFSRAFQDGYARVCIIGSDCYDMTQAHLEEAFEALKTKDTVIGLAEDGGYYTIGMSRYIPELFEQKVWSTETVGSDTIEDFKRLRLDYHVIETLNDVDTENDLGPWADDALETL; encoded by the coding sequence ATGAAACAAAACCTACTGATTATTTTTGTCAAAAATCCAGTTTTGGGTAAGGCAAAAACTCGCTTAGCAGCCACTTTAGGAGATGAAAAAGCTTTGGCCATCTACAAATTACTTTTGGAGAAAACCAAGTCGGAGACAATCAACCTCTATACAGATAAGATCGTTTATTATTCGGATCACATTGATGACTCCGATCTTTGGTATAACTCGGTCTATCAGAAAGCTGTACAGAGTAATGGTGACCTTGGCCAGAAAATAACCACTGCTTTTAGTCGCGCCTTTCAAGATGGTTATGCAAGAGTCTGCATTATCGGAAGTGATTGTTATGACATGACGCAAGCCCATTTGGAAGAGGCATTTGAGGCCTTAAAAACCAAGGACACCGTTATTGGGCTCGCAGAAGACGGAGGCTACTATACTATCGGTATGTCGAGGTACATACCAGAACTATTTGAGCAAAAGGTATGGAGTACTGAAACAGTCGGTTCCGATACGATTGAAGACTTTAAAAGACTTCGTTTAGACTATCATGTTATTGAAACACTTAATGACGTAGATACAGAAAACGACCTCGGTCCATGGGCCGATGATGCCCTAGAAACCTTATAG
- a CDS encoding patatin family protein, with amino-acid sequence MKALIVEGGAMRGIFSSGILEAFMSKDYYPFDCYIGVSAGACNLASYLTKTVGRNYNGYVTLMAQPKFISWRRFLKGGDLLDLNWLWDELDSKFPIDERRLEQIDSSFYCVTTEVASGRARYLKPNKDNIHTYLMASSNIPLACRNFVDIDGQDYSDGGASDPIPVQFAIDKGAKEILVLRSQKADYRSKNTLFNHVWNFFLRKYPKLKKQLDLHDRIYNDALDLIENPPEGVSIQQITPDTLHTSRTSQDKTGLNKDFEHGFAKGIEFMKSVQQ; translated from the coding sequence ATGAAGGCGCTCATTGTGGAAGGAGGCGCAATGCGCGGAATATTTAGCTCCGGTATATTGGAGGCATTTATGTCCAAAGACTATTACCCTTTTGATTGCTATATAGGCGTATCTGCCGGGGCTTGCAACTTAGCATCATATCTTACTAAGACAGTCGGTAGGAATTACAATGGGTACGTTACCCTGATGGCACAACCCAAGTTCATTAGCTGGAGAAGGTTTCTTAAAGGAGGAGATCTTTTAGACTTGAACTGGCTGTGGGACGAGTTAGACTCAAAATTCCCAATAGACGAAAGACGTTTAGAACAGATCGATAGTAGTTTTTACTGCGTAACAACTGAAGTTGCCAGTGGCAGAGCTCGCTACTTAAAGCCTAATAAAGACAATATTCATACGTACTTAATGGCATCAAGCAATATACCATTAGCATGTAGGAACTTTGTGGATATCGATGGCCAAGATTATTCAGACGGAGGTGCATCTGATCCGATTCCCGTACAATTCGCAATTGACAAAGGAGCCAAAGAGATATTGGTTCTACGATCACAAAAGGCAGATTATCGCAGTAAGAACACCCTATTCAATCACGTTTGGAATTTCTTTCTTAGAAAATACCCAAAACTAAAAAAGCAATTAGATCTCCATGATCGCATCTACAATGATGCACTTGACCTCATTGAAAACCCACCTGAGGGAGTTTCTATTCAACAAATAACACCTGATACGCTTCATACGAGTCGAACTTCCCAAGACAAAACAGGGCTAAACAAAGATTTCGAGCATGGGTTTGCCAAAGGGATTGAATTCATGAAATCAGTTCAACAATAG
- a CDS encoding NAD(P)/FAD-dependent oxidoreductase, with amino-acid sequence MEHIVIIGNGISGITTARHIRKKSDHRITVISAETDHFYSRTALMYIYMGHMKYEHTKPYEDWFWEKNRIELKRAYVEKVDTNKKALTFADGSTMDYDKLVLATGSKSNKFGWPGQDLKAVQGLYNYQDLESMEENTKNISRAVIVGGGLIGIEMAEMLLSRDIPVTFLVRESSFWNNVLPDGESEMINRHIREHHVDLRLNTNLKEILSDENGRARAIVTDEGEEIACQFVGLTAGVSPNIGFLEGSGIETNRGIMVDPYLETNIKDVYAAGDCAEFRETNGERRNLEQVWYTGRMMGEALAETICNKPTKYNPGYWFNSAKFFDIEYQTYGWVWAKPKENENDFYWEHEEGKICLRLRWDKSNDKLLGVNNFGFRLRHHAFDKWFKEGRTVQYVLEHLKDANFDPELYKTHEQDIINQFNAENGTSISLKKKSWQRILQLVSN; translated from the coding sequence ATGGAACACATTGTTATCATAGGAAATGGAATTTCCGGAATCACTACCGCGAGGCATATCAGAAAGAAGAGTGACCATAGAATAACGGTTATCTCCGCTGAAACTGATCATTTTTACTCGCGAACTGCCCTTATGTACATCTATATGGGGCACATGAAATATGAACATACCAAACCCTATGAGGATTGGTTTTGGGAAAAGAACAGAATCGAGCTGAAAAGAGCATATGTCGAGAAAGTGGATACCAATAAGAAGGCTTTGACTTTTGCCGATGGGTCTACCATGGACTACGACAAGCTCGTTTTGGCAACTGGTTCTAAGTCCAACAAGTTTGGTTGGCCGGGTCAGGACTTAAAAGCTGTTCAGGGACTCTATAACTACCAGGATCTCGAGTCAATGGAGGAGAATACCAAGAACATCTCTAGGGCGGTTATTGTCGGTGGAGGTTTGATTGGGATTGAAATGGCTGAGATGTTGTTGAGCCGAGATATCCCAGTGACCTTTCTGGTAAGAGAAAGTAGTTTTTGGAACAATGTACTTCCCGATGGCGAGTCAGAAATGATCAATCGCCATATCAGAGAACACCATGTAGACCTAAGGCTCAATACAAATTTGAAGGAGATTCTCTCCGATGAGAATGGAAGGGCCCGAGCTATAGTAACGGACGAGGGAGAAGAGATTGCTTGTCAGTTTGTTGGTCTTACAGCGGGAGTTTCTCCGAATATTGGTTTTCTGGAAGGATCGGGTATTGAAACCAATCGAGGGATCATGGTTGACCCATATCTGGAAACCAATATCAAAGATGTTTATGCAGCTGGAGATTGTGCCGAATTCAGAGAGACAAATGGAGAGCGTAGAAATCTGGAGCAGGTTTGGTATACCGGCAGAATGATGGGAGAGGCCCTGGCAGAAACGATCTGTAACAAACCGACAAAGTATAACCCTGGCTACTGGTTTAATTCAGCCAAGTTCTTCGATATAGAGTATCAAACCTATGGCTGGGTTTGGGCCAAGCCGAAAGAAAACGAGAACGACTTTTACTGGGAACATGAGGAAGGTAAAATATGCCTGAGGCTGCGTTGGGATAAAAGCAACGATAAGCTTTTAGGAGTGAACAATTTTGGCTTCCGATTAAGGCATCATGCTTTTGATAAATGGTTTAAAGAAGGCAGAACAGTACAGTATGTACTTGAACACTTGAAAGATGCCAATTTCGATCCTGAGCTATATAAGACACATGAACAGGATATCATCAATCAATTCAATGCCGAAAACGGTACTAGCATCAGCTTAAAGAAGAAAAGCTGGCAACGCATTTTACAATTAGTCTCAAATTAG
- a CDS encoding rhodanese-like domain-containing protein has translation MAYLKFILPGVLIVLSLLCYQVYKRGVFTFFNNSQLERVDALEASELLTESPFTILDVRDEKEFKVSHLKGAIRYEESLLKDLRSDEPVMVYCTVGLRSNQVAKALREEGFDRIIELQDGLIGWSNAELPLINSRNELTDSVHVYSQYFSALLKGGTAVY, from the coding sequence ATGGCATACCTAAAATTCATCCTTCCTGGGGTACTGATTGTACTCTCTCTATTATGCTATCAAGTATACAAAAGAGGAGTTTTTACATTTTTCAATAACTCCCAGCTCGAACGTGTAGATGCCTTGGAGGCTTCGGAATTACTCACAGAAAGTCCATTTACCATCCTTGATGTAAGAGATGAAAAAGAATTCAAAGTAAGCCACCTCAAAGGAGCCATACGCTACGAAGAAAGCCTTTTGAAAGACTTGAGATCGGATGAACCAGTGATGGTATACTGTACTGTCGGCCTAAGGAGTAATCAAGTGGCTAAGGCCTTAAGAGAAGAGGGTTTTGACAGAATCATAGAACTCCAGGATGGCCTAATTGGCTGGTCCAATGCTGAACTACCACTGATCAACTCAAGAAATGAGCTCACTGATAGCGTACACGTATACAGTCAATACTTTAGTGCATTGCTAAAGGGAGGAACTGCAGTCTACTAA
- a CDS encoding MOSC domain-containing protein encodes MSTLKITDLWIYPIKSIAGIQLNKTKVEKRGLQYDRRWVLADENGIFVHQRDYPEMALLQPEISGDVMTINHNAKEIPPVSFDMSEPDTKPVSVTVWDDTCTAKPVDTKVDQWFSEIIGKNVRLLYMHEDSIRQADQRYAIKETDKVSFADGYPVLIISEESLAELNNKATEHVPMNRFRANVIVSGGEVHDEDRLRKIHIGDVEMHGVKPCARCVMTTIDVDTAQKGKEPLKTLATYRKLEHKILFGENFIPSNEGVIKVGDTLNVLEKKQGPFDE; translated from the coding sequence ATGTCAACACTCAAGATTACCGATCTCTGGATATACCCTATCAAGTCTATTGCTGGAATTCAGCTGAACAAGACAAAAGTTGAAAAACGAGGCCTGCAATATGATCGTAGGTGGGTTCTGGCGGATGAAAATGGGATATTCGTACACCAGCGTGACTACCCTGAAATGGCACTGCTTCAGCCTGAAATCAGCGGAGATGTCATGACTATCAATCACAACGCAAAAGAGATTCCACCAGTGAGTTTTGACATGTCCGAACCAGACACCAAACCCGTTTCTGTTACAGTATGGGATGACACTTGCACTGCGAAACCTGTTGATACAAAAGTCGATCAGTGGTTCAGTGAAATCATAGGAAAGAATGTACGCCTGCTTTATATGCATGAAGATAGCATCCGTCAAGCCGATCAGCGCTACGCCATCAAGGAGACCGACAAGGTTAGTTTTGCTGACGGATACCCTGTGCTTATCATTAGTGAGGAGTCACTAGCTGAGCTGAATAACAAAGCTACTGAACATGTCCCTATGAACAGATTCAGAGCAAATGTTATTGTCTCCGGAGGTGAGGTACATGATGAAGACAGACTAAGGAAAATTCATATTGGTGATGTTGAAATGCATGGTGTAAAACCATGTGCTCGCTGTGTGATGACCACCATTGACGTGGACACCGCCCAAAAGGGCAAAGAGCCACTAAAGACCTTAGCCACTTATCGAAAGTTGGAGCATAAAATCCTGTTCGGAGAGAACTTCATCCCGAGTAATGAAGGAGTGATCAAAGTTGGAGATACCTTGAACGTTCTAGAGAAAAAGCAGGGACCTTTTGATGAGTGA
- a CDS encoding DUF547 domain-containing protein, producing MKKLIISAFGLLIGMVASAQNLNSFLDEADTFFEKHVSNGQVDYKTLSKDGQDLKNLVNQVGSFNTSSLSDIERKAFFINAYNISVINGIIKAYPTKSPLEIGGFFDSKKHQIAGSSITLNQLEKDSLLKVTGDEKLHFVLVCAAVSCPPIASFAYRPEKLEAQILERTKMALSNNDFIQVDDSKKSVGISEIFKWYPGDFNDKAENIIAYINKYRTNKIPANYKTTYYTYNWSLNAQSQNASSSKKVNEPTSNLQVFTPSVLLAKGQVELRSFYNIYTQRNIRNREGDRVAIDGRQSFFNAQYTLNYGASKSARINVGFDVIVSSFSDGNSPFSPVFQSGNVNEVALAAFGPAIRFTPFKQVPNLSVRSAFWFPGAANLEDRNGTFVNHDRYTSFTQVFYDMEINTRWRLFAEADLIYRFSRRDDQVDFFRTPVTGILSYFLPSGKASLFALYQYSPRFERVSNGFDDQFGLSQWFQQAGLGFKYQLNSKLELELSYSNFFASRNDGGGQTFNLGFRWLK from the coding sequence ATGAAAAAGTTAATCATATCAGCATTTGGCCTACTCATCGGAATGGTGGCCAGTGCGCAAAATCTTAACAGCTTTTTAGACGAGGCGGATACCTTCTTCGAAAAGCACGTATCAAACGGACAAGTAGATTATAAGACTTTGTCAAAAGACGGACAAGACCTCAAAAACCTTGTCAACCAAGTGGGCTCATTTAACACAAGCAGCCTTAGCGATATCGAGAGAAAAGCATTCTTTATCAATGCATATAACATATCGGTCATCAATGGCATCATCAAAGCATACCCTACCAAATCACCTTTAGAAATTGGTGGGTTCTTCGACAGTAAAAAACACCAAATTGCCGGAAGCTCTATCACGCTTAACCAGTTAGAAAAGGACAGCCTTCTTAAAGTAACGGGTGATGAGAAATTACACTTTGTACTTGTGTGTGCAGCCGTGAGTTGCCCTCCTATTGCCAGTTTTGCTTACAGACCTGAAAAGCTTGAAGCTCAGATATTAGAACGCACAAAAATGGCACTTTCTAATAATGACTTCATTCAAGTGGACGATAGCAAAAAATCAGTAGGCATCTCAGAGATTTTCAAATGGTACCCTGGTGATTTCAATGACAAGGCTGAAAACATCATCGCCTATATCAATAAGTATAGAACCAACAAAATTCCAGCGAACTATAAAACTACTTACTATACGTATAACTGGAGTCTAAACGCTCAAAGCCAAAACGCTTCATCGTCAAAAAAGGTAAATGAGCCTACTTCAAACCTTCAAGTGTTCACGCCTTCAGTACTCTTGGCAAAAGGACAAGTAGAGCTCAGATCTTTTTACAATATCTATACACAAAGAAATATCAGAAACCGTGAAGGCGACAGAGTAGCCATTGATGGGCGTCAAAGCTTCTTCAATGCACAGTATACATTGAATTATGGGGCATCAAAATCCGCAAGGATTAATGTTGGTTTTGATGTAATCGTGAGTTCCTTTTCCGATGGGAACTCACCTTTTTCACCCGTTTTCCAATCAGGCAATGTAAACGAGGTGGCACTTGCCGCCTTTGGGCCAGCTATCCGATTTACACCATTCAAACAGGTGCCTAACCTATCTGTAAGATCTGCCTTCTGGTTTCCAGGAGCGGCCAATTTGGAAGACAGAAATGGAACCTTCGTAAACCACGATAGATACACGTCATTTACGCAAGTGTTCTACGACATGGAAATTAATACCCGTTGGAGACTGTTTGCTGAAGCTGATTTAATCTATCGCTTTTCGCGCAGAGACGATCAGGTGGATTTCTTCAGGACTCCCGTAACTGGTATTCTGTCTTACTTCTTACCGAGTGGTAAAGCCTCATTATTTGCGCTGTACCAATACTCACCAAGGTTTGAGCGAGTATCAAATGGATTTGACGATCAATTTGGTCTTTCGCAGTGGTTTCAGCAGGCAGGTCTCGGCTTTAAGTACCAGTTGAATAGCAAGCTAGAATTAGAATTATCATATAGTAACTTCTTCGCTTCAAGAAATGACGGAGGAGGACAGACCTTTAACCTTGGCTTTCGCTGGTTAAAGTAA